The Stegostoma tigrinum isolate sSteTig4 chromosome 40, sSteTig4.hap1, whole genome shotgun sequence genome contains the following window.
TCAGAATTTTGGCACTAAGGAAGCACTGTCCTGACCCTAACCTTTTCAGTAAAGTTTTTAAAGCAACTCGTCCAACATCATCCTTTATTGGCTGCCTTTTTTTAATAGTATTTCTGTCAAATGCTTTGAGACGTTTTAATTGGTTAACAATGCAATGTTAATACAAGTTGTTTTTGCATGAAACACCGATGCAGTCAGTGGTCATTGACTGGAGGCAGTAGTTATGCAGGCTGTGGAGACAGTAGTTATGCAGGCTGTGGAGACAGTAGTTATGCAGGCTGTGGAGGCAGTAGTTATGCAGGCTGTGGAGGCAGTAGTTATGCAGGCTGTGGAGGCAGTAGTTATGCAGGCTGTGGAGGCAGTAGTTATGCAGGCTGTGGAGGCAGTAGTTATGCAGGCTGTGGAGGCAGTAGTTATGCAGGCTGTGGAGACAGTAGTTATGCAGGCTGTGGAGGCAGTAGTTATGCAGGCTGTGGAGGCAGTAGTTATGCAGGCTGTGGAGGCAGTAGTTATGCAGGCTGTGGAGGCAGTAGTTATGCAGGCTGTGGAGGCAGTAGTTATGCAGGCTGTGGAGACAGTAGTTATGCAGGCTGTGGAGGCAGTAGTTATTCAGGCTGTGGAGGCAGTAGTTATGCAGGCTGTGGAGACAGCTGGAGTCGGTCTGTCAGAAAATGGAAAGATCTCATGGCACATCCTGCTGACGAAGCAAGGCATCTGCTTCTTGCCCATGAACAATCCTTTGGACTCAAAGGTCCAAGCAACCAGCCCATTAACCCGAGTCATGATCCGCAGCAGCTCCCAGTGTCTCTGCTCCCCCATCAGCACCTTACATAGAGTCTGGAGGAAGATGGAGCCTTCTCCAGGCCTGCGGAAGGCAGCATAATCTGTAATGACAGAGACGTTATCTTAGTCTGGTTTGTGATCTTGGGCTGGAGGAATGTTCATGTTTTTGCTGTTAGCCAACACATTAGTTTATTGTTATCACCTCATTCTCAATTAAATTCCCAAAGGCATATGCAGAGAAAGACAGCACCAGCTTCCTGTCAGTGGCTGGTAGCCACATTAGACAAAGTTCAAGGCCAATTCAGATCAAAGACCTGTCGCTCTCCAGTTGGTCTCGGAATCTGTCAAGGGCCCTAGGCAAACTCCAGCTTCAGTTCTGTAGCTATGGCTCAGGCATGTCTGTGGTGAGATTCACTTTTGTAATGGTGACCCTGTGACTGACCATTGCTTCAAACTGAAATGTTTTGAAAGATGCTGTTAGGCAGTTTTACAATGTGATGTACCTGGCATCTATTGCCCGCCACCCactacccaccccccccccaccgccgttTGCCTCTCCAATACAACAGGCTGCAATGCCTTCCATATGAGAGTACTTACAAATCTTTCTCACTTCCCCGCCGCCCCCTTGCCTTCCTCACCTGGAAAGTAGTATGGCCTCTGGTGGGAAACTGCTAGTTCCCAAACACAGCTTGTGATCAGGGACTCCACTTGACACGGATTCAAAAACCCAAGTCCGCCTACCATCTCCATGTGATCAAGCTACTGATCGAAAGGACCAGGAATACTAACTAGAGACAGCCCAGCAAGTATGTGAGAGAATGCAAttgtgcatgtgtttgagagtgcgtgtgtgtgcgcgcacatttGAATAAAGGCTGAATGTTGGACAGATTGAGACTAGGTATGAGAGTGGACCTGAGACCAAATCATCGATTTACCTTACCTTCTGTCCAAGTTTccctatctccccctctctccttgtcCACTGTTCCTCTTGCCTCCACCACAGTTTTTGTTGAATACGTGGACTCTGCTCAGTGATACCTACCAGAGCAGGTGGAGAAATGGACCGTGGTGTCTTCAGGCACTGCTTCATAATGTGAGTAGGCATTCTGTATGGCGCAGCCACTGTCTGTTTCAGTTACTCCATCAGTTTGCAGATAGACACCCTCATCGGGCTGCTGCCCTCtgcaagcctgagacagggaCACAGATTAGAGCTACACCAGAAGGAATGAAACCAATAATGGACTTTGGGTTTCAGGATAAATCAGacatgtggaattcaaaactcCTTATCGTTTACAGACCATAAACTGTTCAGTCGGCCGAACAGATCCATGTCAGCCTCGCCACACCTTGTTtcaccaccccaaccccatccttCTAGTCCCTTCACTCTCATGTGTCTACATTTCCTTCAAATGAGTTTAACCCATCCACCTCATCCATTCTACCTGGTATTGAGTTCCATGTTCTCATATCtcctgggtgaagacatttcttctgaattccctgttggatttCTTGATCAACATCTATCGCTATGTCATTAATAAGATCAAaagaaattagaacatagaactgtacagcacaggaacaggcccttccatGTTATGCTgagcatgatgccaaattaatctaattccTTCTGTCTACCCTTGATCCATTTCCCTCCAATCCTTGCTTTTTCAAGCACTTATATAAAAGGCCCTACCGtatctgccaccaccaccacccttggGAGTgggttccagattcctaccacacTCTGAATGAAAAATGTGTCTCTTACACCTCCTTtgaacattccccctctcaccttaaaatgcaTGCCTCCTAGTATTGGGTATTTCAATTCCGGGGGAAAGATGCTGAACATCAACCCATTCTCTGCACCGtgtaattttacagacttctatcatcTTCCCTCAGCCACCACCCCTCTAGAGAAAAcgtgagtttttccagcctctccttatagctcacaccctctaatccaggcagcatcctggtaaacctcttctgcaccatctccaaatcctccacatcCAAATTCCAAAGTTCTCTTGAAAGGAAGAAGAACTTCATTACTTCCAACCTGGATAAAATAATTCAACCACAacagagaacacacacacagcataAAACAAACTTAAAAGATCTTACAGCCTTTGAATTGTGAAGGTGACCCAAAGTCCTAACTATTTAGCTGTTATTTCTTCAGCAGCAGTGAACTTTGCAGATACCCTTGGCTTCTCTGTAAATCTTTGTTTTTCACTGGGCACTGTCCTCAAAGTTGACAGAGACAGGGAGCAAGAGGTATCCAGCGTCCGGCTGTTATCAATTCACAATTTCTTTTGCATTCTGCTTTGCTGCTCAAAAGCTGTTACCAGAAATCCAGTTCCTTTGTGTATTTCCGCACCTGATTTCACTTTTTGTTTACTTTGGCTGGATGATCTGCACATCTTTCATTCTGAGTGAAACTTTCAGAAAGGTGTCAATTTACCAGGAGATATGAATTTGAGTTTGTGTCTTTTATCACCAAATTAGTTTCAGGTCAGACTGATCCCtgtttactaaataaaaaccaaaagaactgcagatgttgtaaattcaggaacaaaacagaagctgctggaaatctggcagcatctgtgaaaaaaaaaatcaagagttaacatttcgggtctggtgaccattcctcagaactgtcctgaggtcactggacccgaaacattaactctcacaGCACCACCATTTCAGGTCAGTTTGTCCTATTCTACAAATTCTACATAAGTCTCTAGTGTTGAAGCCAGATGTTGACAGTTAAATAATTATAGTTCACCTTTGCCACTACCACAATGTCTGTCATCTCTCAGTGATCTCTTCCTCAAAAACTGCAAATCACTCCAAATGAGAAATTCTTTGCCTTCTATTTGGTCCTTTTAATATATCTTCTCATTGTCttttaaaagaagcatttcattcCCATTGTCATGTCCACCTGTTCCATCTCACTGACAAATCCTTCATCATAATCCTTATTTATATTTCTACTATTTTTACCATTGCTACCTGAAATCTTAATTGAGTCTGCTTCTTAGGGAGCTCTATTTCCATCCCAACTTGTTTTTTATGCTGTAAAACATGTTCCGATTTGGGACGTTATACAtagatgggatacagtgtggaAAAGACGCTGGAAATAGAGTGACAGAAAGAGGAGAACATGGCAGGTGCTTGACTCTGTTACACATTAACACCTGTACCTGGATGAAGAAGATCTTTGGTTTTCCAGCCAGCGAGGGACAGCTCTGTGGTGTAAACATGGAATAAATATCTTGGAGCTTTACAGGACAACCGTCTGATCCATAAATTATTCCTTCTTCACCATGGCTGGAGATTATTGAGATAAAGCAGGATCCATGATCGCGCAAGCTttctgaagagagagaaaacttCACACTCATCATTGAGGCGTGATCCCAAACAAGATGTTCATGTGTCTCACTCACAGCATCCTCTAAAAGCCCACTCTCCCCCATCATTCTGCTTAGCCATTAATGTCCCACCCACTCTGTCTTGCACCTTTTAATATCCCATCtagcctaatcccactctctgcaTCCATTAATGTaccagtctaatcccactgtcccccaCACTCTGATATCTTAATCAGTTTAACCATTTCTTCTGCTCACTGACCTTGTTTGTACTCCTGCAGGATCTCCTCTGCTGTGTAATCGATCTTAAACGTCACCTGGAAGCCCAGTTTGAATAGCACCTTGTGAAGTTCCTTAGTGTCCCTTGAAGCTCCAACCCTTTTTGAAAGGTTTGAGTTGGAATTGAATTCCTGCACTGTTACAATCAACACTCttgttttgaggcaatgccctgaGCCAGTCTGAGAATCTGTCATTTTGCCGTTAACAGGAGATCGGTTATTGAAACCAATCAACTCGTTCAATGTGGTGCAATTCACAAACACAGGCAATTTGTGGCTCCACCCTGTACATTGCAAGTTAAAGGCAGATTGCTGACAGGATGTTTAGTCAgatgttggggttttttttaagtttgtgaAGATAGGAACTGCAGCCGTTGTTTCTGTAAATATCCAGCAGTGATAAACATTAAGATGAAACATATTCATCAGATGTTTCAGCTAAACACTCTACTTTAAACAGTCTAGAACAAGCAGCCTGGATATTTAAAAGGCCATTACAGAAGAGTCCAAAACACAGAACCTGGAAAACAGAAAGCTGATTACTCCAAACAGTTCAGATAACAGTGGGGCAGGgccgggggggagagagaggggagggacagaggggagggaggggtggggggggagagagagagagagagagagagaaaacctgTTCCCATATCAGATTAATGCTTACCTAAAGCTCTGATGAGACATCAAGTTTGTTGCTTTCTTCATAGCTGCAGTGTATTTCCAGTCTGTTCTATTCTTTTTACAAAAAATTCTGGATTGGTGGAAACCATAGCATTTTTCTTGCTAAATGCTGGTTTTGGGGGTGAAGGTTCTGTGGAACTTGACCATTTGATGTCGCAATAGTCTTCCAGTAACACCGAGATAATGATTCACAGAAAAGGTGTGGTTGATAAAGTTATTGCATGTGTCATATGCAAATTTTTATGAGCAGAGGTGACCACCTGCAGACACATTTCACTTTCTGTCATGCGATGGCTCTGCCCCAACTCTTCCTTCTGCTGTGATTAACCTTGTCTAGCAATCAGCAGCCCTGCAGCTCAATATTCACTGTCTTAAATTGGAAGGGACTTAGAGGAGTTTCTCCATCTCAAAAACAATAGCATCAGTGTCCTCAAATGACACGGTCAACCATATCACCAGAATCTAGATCAGTGTTCACTGCAATACTATCTGTCCATACTGATATTCCTATCCAATACTGGTATCCTCATTATCATCAGGATCAACACCATCAGAATCAGTAAGCTGTCACTAATACAATATCTTTGGGAAGCCAAACTGATTGGGGCAGTGGTTCCTAGTGTTCTCTAACATCCAGAATTACAGTGACCATTCCAACTTGCTATGAGCAGGCTCACACCTTCTACTCTCAACAAACCGTCTCACCAAAATCTGCTTCCTGTGTCATCAGTAACTCTAAAGGATTGTTCACCCATCATCCTGGGCTTTCTGATCACCACCaaatcttttccagcaacatctaaCTCAGTTGAGAAATGttcatcatttttgttttcaggttCCTCCATTGCCTCCCCTTCCTTCAGCTGTTTCCTCCTCAAACCCACTACACATCCACCTCCTTTAAAGAGGGATCTGCATTCCTGAAATTTGGACCTTACAAATTCCTGGTTTACAGCACTGCATGCTTTCAGCCATCCAAGATTTCCAGATACTACCCCACTCTGTCTACCCCTgtcctcctttaagatgttccttCTGACTGCCCTTGTTAATCACGCTTCAGGCCATCAGCTCTAATTGCTCCTTATATAGTTTGGTGTGATGTTTAGCTTAACCTTGTAAAATACTTTATTTATTTCCTTGAACTTGCTAAGTAAACAAACATTGTTAATTACCATCATTGTAACCACCATCGTCCCGATGTTAGTTCACAGTTCAATCTGATATCAGGATTACCTTCTCTCAGAGTCAGGTTTATCTGGTGGCTCAGCTATAAAAGTGCAGATTATTGTGAATTATGTGATTATTGTGAACACTGTGAATTATGCTTCTGTAACACCCCGTTCACAAACTAGGATATGTCAACAGACCCTACAGCTAGAGGGATATCTATGAAGACTGCTGAAATGTAGGAAACACAACAGGCGAACTACACATATCAAGCTCCCTCAAATAGCCATTAAATAAATGGTCAGATGGCCTGTTTGGATGTATATCATGAGATGAATTCACCCCCTCCAAGGATCAGTGACAATGCGATATTTTACATCTATCTCCAATTAGGGAGATGGTGCCTCAGTTTTAACATGCCAGACAGCACAGATTCCCTTCAGTGTCAGTCAAGCTGTGTGTAGTGAGATCGtttcactgtctgtctctgtgtgtgtgtgtgtatgtgtccctgAAATTTGACACTGCT
Protein-coding sequences here:
- the LOC125447944 gene encoding caspase-7-like produces the protein MTDSQTGSGHCLKTRVLIVTVQEFNSNSNLSKRVGASRDTKELHKVLFKLGFQVTFKIDYTAEEILQEYKQESLRDHGSCFISIISSHGEEGIIYGSDGCPVKLQDIYSMFTPQSCPSLAGKPKIFFIQACRGQQPDEGVYLQTDGVTETDSGCAIQNAYSHYEAVPEDTTVHFSTCSDYAAFRRPGEGSIFLQTLCKVLMGEQRHWELLRIMTRVNGLVAWTFESKGLFMGKKQMPCFVSRMCHEIFPFSDRPTPAVSTACITTASTA